Proteins encoded in a region of the Kosmotoga arenicorallina S304 genome:
- a CDS encoding hydrogenase maturation nickel metallochaperone HypA: MHHELSIAEKIRHYIESKITPEELKNISKITIGVGKLAMVDKGHIKEAFDLIKENTDFKNVEIDFITDELHYQCRSCGKEFFSKNLETRCPECGGSIRVKDGDQIYIKTVSYK, encoded by the coding sequence ATGCATCATGAACTATCCATTGCAGAGAAGATAAGGCATTACATTGAAAGTAAGATTACACCCGAAGAATTAAAAAATATAAGCAAAATAACCATTGGCGTTGGCAAACTGGCAATGGTTGACAAGGGCCATATTAAAGAAGCTTTTGACCTTATCAAAGAAAACACCGACTTCAAAAACGTGGAAATCGATTTTATCACCGATGAGCTTCATTATCAATGTCGCAGCTGTGGCAAGGAATTCTTTTCCAAAAACCTTGAGACACGATGTCCGGAATGTGGTGGTTCTATAAGGGTAAAAGATGGGGATCAGATTTACATCAAAACCGTTAGCTATAAATAG
- the hypE gene encoding hydrogenase expression/formation protein HypE has product MKGTITIHHNSGKRQIELLRFIEEHLNGSVVSMEEDAGIIMKSVDVVSTDSFTIYPLFFPGGDIGKLAVTGSVNDVVMLGAEPIYMTLSIILEEGFPLDSFEKVISSIDSELRGNNLKVLCGDTKIMNKGSVDGLIINTTCFGKSVGKPLSVYNIEPGDAVIVTGPIGLHGATIMALRKGFEFNFHSDCRTLIPLLEIVKRFNVKAMRDATRGGVAQILNEIATSANCDIVINEDMLLIPEGVKTISEILGIDPLYLACEGTAVVFCDERDTGEALELLGDLGFYPSFIGHVREKGVIPRVLLKNRYGVERVLPMLVEELTPRIC; this is encoded by the coding sequence ATGAAAGGAACGATAACGATACACCATAATAGTGGCAAACGCCAGATAGAACTCCTGAGGTTTATTGAGGAACATCTGAACGGTTCGGTGGTTTCAATGGAAGAAGATGCCGGCATAATAATGAAATCAGTCGATGTTGTCAGTACCGACAGTTTCACGATTTACCCTCTTTTCTTTCCGGGTGGCGACATAGGGAAGTTAGCAGTTACAGGGAGCGTAAACGATGTTGTTATGTTAGGTGCAGAACCCATTTACATGACGCTTTCGATTATTCTGGAAGAAGGCTTTCCGCTTGACTCTTTTGAAAAAGTTATCAGTTCTATTGACAGCGAATTAAGAGGAAACAATCTAAAAGTGCTCTGTGGGGATACCAAAATCATGAACAAAGGAAGCGTTGATGGCTTAATAATCAACACCACATGTTTCGGAAAAAGCGTTGGAAAGCCGTTGAGTGTTTACAATATCGAGCCTGGAGACGCAGTGATAGTAACAGGGCCAATAGGTCTCCATGGCGCAACGATCATGGCATTAAGAAAAGGGTTTGAATTTAACTTCCATTCAGATTGCCGAACGCTTATCCCTCTTCTTGAAATTGTCAAACGCTTTAATGTTAAAGCCATGAGGGATGCTACCCGTGGTGGTGTAGCCCAGATACTCAATGAAATAGCAACAAGCGCAAACTGCGACATTGTAATCAACGAAGACATGTTGCTCATTCCCGAAGGAGTGAAAACAATATCGGAAATACTCGGCATTGATCCCCTTTACCTTGCCTGCGAAGGAACGGCAGTGGTTTTTTGCGACGAGAGGGATACCGGGGAAGCTCTGGAATTACTCGGTGATCTGGGTTTTTATCCTTCCTTTATTGGCCATGTGCGTGAGAAGGGAGTTATTCCGAGGGTGCTGCTAAAAAATCGATATGGTGTTGAGCGAGTTTTGCCCATGCTTGTAGAGGAACTCACACCGAGGATATGTTAG
- the hypD gene encoding hydrogenase formation protein HypD yields MGNRLFNVMEVCGTHTHALMQYGLREVYRNKMKLISGPGCPVCVTSQSDIDRLIYLCDLGIRIYTFGDLMKVPGTSGTLREKKALGADVREVYNPIDIIEDMRKDPTEGAVFAAIGFETTAPLVASLIKEIESASIENLYIFNLLKRIPPAIEALLEDPDCAIDGFLCPGHVATIIGELPFKKLSEKFEKPFVIAGFTRELLVFALEKMYEMLSSGISGVFNAYYSTVKPDGNPLAIEMLKSVFRASNAEWRGLGVIPDSGFKLKSENSVINALQIYPELSKISSKDQCPCGQVLKGKLDPENCEFFGVSCNPERPMGPCMVSSEGSCHAAFLYRNEIHA; encoded by the coding sequence TTGGGAAATAGACTGTTCAATGTCATGGAAGTTTGTGGTACGCATACCCATGCTCTTATGCAATATGGTTTGAGAGAAGTCTATCGAAATAAGATGAAATTGATAAGCGGACCCGGGTGCCCTGTTTGTGTTACCTCACAAAGCGATATCGACAGGCTGATATATCTGTGCGATCTTGGAATTCGCATATACACTTTTGGCGATTTGATGAAAGTCCCGGGAACCTCTGGAACTTTGAGAGAAAAGAAAGCACTTGGGGCGGATGTGAGGGAAGTTTATAATCCCATCGATATTATCGAAGATATGAGGAAAGATCCCACTGAAGGAGCTGTCTTTGCTGCAATAGGCTTTGAAACAACAGCCCCACTTGTAGCAAGTTTGATCAAAGAAATCGAAAGCGCGTCCATTGAAAATCTCTATATATTCAATCTCTTAAAGCGCATTCCGCCAGCAATAGAAGCGCTTTTAGAAGATCCAGATTGTGCGATAGATGGATTTCTGTGCCCGGGGCATGTTGCAACAATCATAGGAGAATTGCCTTTCAAAAAACTTTCTGAAAAGTTCGAGAAACCTTTTGTAATAGCTGGATTCACAAGGGAATTGCTTGTTTTTGCCCTTGAAAAGATGTATGAAATGCTTAGTTCAGGTATTTCGGGTGTTTTTAACGCATATTATTCCACTGTTAAGCCTGATGGAAACCCTCTGGCTATTGAAATGTTGAAAAGTGTTTTTAGGGCATCCAATGCGGAATGGAGAGGGCTTGGGGTTATTCCAGATTCGGGCTTTAAGTTAAAATCAGAAAACAGTGTTATAAACGCTTTGCAAATATATCCTGAATTGAGTAAAATATCCTCAAAAGATCAATGCCCTTGTGGACAGGTGCTCAAAGGAAAACTCGATCCTGAAAATTGTGAATTCTTTGGAGTAAGCTGTAACCCGGAAAGGCCTATGGGACCATGTATGGTTTCCTCTGAAGGATCTTGCCACGCTGCTTTCTTATACAGGAATGAGATTCATGCATAG
- a CDS encoding HypC/HybG/HupF family hydrogenase formation chaperone, which translates to MCLAVPLKIIEIKGNKALAEKSGVKLEIDVRLIKDLKRGDYVLVHAGFAIQKVDVDSAMEIEKAAERLGEYLGK; encoded by the coding sequence ATGTGCCTGGCTGTACCACTCAAAATAATTGAGATAAAGGGTAACAAAGCGTTAGCGGAAAAATCTGGCGTAAAGCTGGAAATTGATGTGAGACTTATAAAAGATTTGAAGAGGGGAGATTATGTGCTCGTTCATGCGGGTTTTGCTATCCAGAAGGTAGATGTTGATTCGGCAATGGAAATAGAAAAAGCGGCGGAAAGGCTGGGAGAATATCTTGGGAAATAG
- the hypF gene encoding carbamoyltransferase HypF: MQEYRLKIRGIVQGVGFRPFVARLAKELSLDGYVENCEAGVEIGLFCDEKTLEIFLDRLHAEKPAPSRIIETSIRKIRRENGIHHGFVIKPSKKSGEITALIPPDIALCDDCLREMFDPEDRRYLYPFISCSHCGPRFSIIGSIPYDRPYTTMKDFQMCPECQTEYTCISDRRYHAQTNCCDRCGPHYWLETKEEKQISENVIQKAKELIYKGKILAVKGIGGFHLVCDPCNEKAVKKLRELKERPFKPFALMAKDLETVKEFAEISSQEEELLLSPARPIVLLKKKGDAFRFVAPEIDRIGVMLPYTGIHYLLLQEFPVLVATSGNLSGEMLCAGNSEAREKLSRICDALLLHDRKILNRCDDSVLKVIDGKKVFIRRSRGFVPEVISLPYYSSSKIFCAGADLKAVFGYIKGDLFYPSQYFGDLQFKLNQDQYLLMAERFEKLFDLKPDVVVVDKHPEYFSKLLGEFIAQKKGAKLVECQHHIAHVYSVMAEHGLKNCIGVSFDGTGYGTDGTVWGGEFFLIKGANWKRKGHLRQVLMPGGEKAARFPGLMAESYLHDIGEPLTEDVIKMIGAAEVLTTSAGRLFDAVSSLLDICNYNTYEAEAAMKLESIAISAMPCSIELPFELARRENSWEIDLRNGIEKIIALKRGNGASIEELACAFHKMLSKAVLELCKKIREENGENNVCLSGGVFQNSLLLSMCLKALKESGFMVYVNEHVSPGDEGIALGQGYFYLMNENESG, encoded by the coding sequence ATGCAAGAATACAGATTAAAAATCAGAGGGATTGTCCAGGGAGTTGGTTTCAGGCCTTTTGTAGCAAGGCTTGCGAAAGAACTAAGCCTTGATGGATACGTTGAAAATTGTGAAGCAGGGGTTGAAATTGGCCTCTTTTGCGATGAAAAAACGCTTGAAATTTTTCTTGATAGGCTGCATGCGGAAAAGCCAGCACCATCGAGGATTATTGAAACAAGTATAAGAAAAATTCGAAGGGAAAATGGAATTCATCATGGATTTGTTATAAAGCCAAGCAAAAAAAGCGGCGAAATAACTGCATTAATTCCCCCGGATATTGCCCTTTGTGATGATTGTTTGCGAGAGATGTTTGACCCTGAGGACAGAAGATATCTTTATCCATTCATAAGCTGTAGCCACTGCGGCCCTCGTTTCAGCATAATAGGAAGTATTCCCTATGATAGGCCTTATACCACCATGAAAGACTTCCAGATGTGCCCTGAATGCCAGACAGAATACACTTGCATCTCAGATAGAAGATACCACGCGCAAACAAATTGCTGCGATAGGTGTGGACCTCACTATTGGCTTGAGACTAAAGAGGAAAAGCAAATTTCTGAAAATGTTATTCAAAAAGCAAAAGAGCTCATTTATAAAGGAAAAATCCTTGCCGTTAAAGGTATAGGAGGATTTCACCTGGTATGTGACCCCTGCAACGAAAAAGCGGTAAAAAAGCTGAGAGAACTGAAAGAGCGACCTTTTAAACCCTTTGCCTTGATGGCAAAAGACCTGGAAACCGTTAAGGAATTTGCCGAAATATCTTCACAGGAGGAAGAACTGTTGCTGTCACCTGCCAGACCCATAGTCCTTTTGAAGAAAAAAGGAGATGCCTTCAGGTTTGTTGCACCGGAAATCGATCGGATCGGTGTGATGCTTCCTTACACGGGGATACATTATCTACTTCTTCAGGAATTCCCGGTATTGGTCGCGACAAGCGGGAACCTTTCCGGTGAAATGCTTTGTGCAGGCAACAGCGAGGCCAGGGAAAAACTCAGCAGAATATGTGACGCTTTGCTCCTCCATGATAGAAAAATTCTAAATCGCTGCGATGATTCTGTTCTGAAAGTAATCGATGGAAAAAAAGTTTTTATAAGGAGGTCCCGGGGCTTTGTGCCTGAAGTGATATCACTTCCTTATTACTCCTCTTCGAAGATTTTTTGCGCTGGAGCTGATTTGAAAGCAGTTTTTGGCTATATAAAAGGGGATTTGTTTTATCCTTCGCAGTACTTTGGAGATCTTCAGTTCAAATTAAATCAAGATCAGTACCTTTTGATGGCCGAGAGGTTTGAAAAACTTTTTGACCTTAAACCAGACGTTGTTGTGGTTGATAAGCATCCTGAATACTTCTCTAAATTGCTGGGCGAATTTATAGCACAAAAAAAGGGAGCGAAACTTGTTGAATGCCAACATCATATTGCTCATGTTTACAGCGTAATGGCTGAACACGGGTTGAAAAATTGTATAGGTGTTTCCTTTGATGGGACCGGCTACGGCACTGACGGAACGGTCTGGGGAGGGGAATTTTTTCTGATCAAAGGTGCAAACTGGAAAAGGAAAGGCCATTTAAGACAGGTTTTAATGCCAGGAGGCGAAAAGGCAGCCAGATTTCCAGGCTTAATGGCTGAGTCGTATCTCCATGATATAGGCGAACCTTTGACGGAGGATGTAATAAAAATGATAGGAGCAGCTGAAGTGTTAACGACATCTGCTGGCAGGTTGTTCGATGCAGTTTCTTCTCTTCTGGACATATGCAATTACAATACATATGAAGCTGAAGCAGCCATGAAACTTGAAAGTATAGCGATTTCAGCAATGCCATGCAGTATTGAGCTTCCCTTTGAGCTTGCCAGGAGAGAAAATTCGTGGGAAATAGATTTGAGAAATGGTATTGAAAAAATCATAGCCTTGAAAAGAGGGAATGGAGCATCAATCGAAGAGCTTGCATGTGCCTTTCATAAGATGCTATCAAAAGCAGTGCTTGAGCTCTGCAAAAAGATAAGGGAAGAAAATGGAGAAAATAATGTATGCCTATCTGGCGGTGTTTTCCAAAACAGTCTTCTTCTGTCAATGTGTTTAAAAGCCCTCAAGGAATCCGGTTTTATGGTGTATGTAAATGAGCATGTTTCACCAGGTGATGAAGGGATTGCCCTGGGGCAAGGATATTTCTATTTGATGAATGAAAATGAATCGGGGTGA
- a CDS encoding hydrogenase maturation protease — protein sequence MNYFAQNADTSSSSRMPSNELSLFLEYLIDKEALLVGLGNPMRSDDNVGVYLIELLEQLELPPHWNLLKCYRNPENYLGKLLNSKSRIIVFIDSVQGMSEEVRIFCEDEIKDFSFSTHTFGISTFIKYLKSRRQVRFFLIGIKPEKLEVGVELTKKAKGRADFIFRRFEKACKNTD from the coding sequence TTGAATTACTTTGCCCAAAATGCAGACACCTCGTCGTCGTCGAGGATGCCTTCAAATGAGCTTTCATTATTTCTTGAGTATTTGATTGATAAAGAAGCTCTCTTAGTGGGACTCGGTAATCCCATGCGAAGTGACGATAATGTTGGCGTTTATCTCATAGAACTGCTTGAACAACTTGAACTCCCTCCACATTGGAATTTGCTCAAATGTTATCGAAATCCTGAAAACTACCTCGGAAAGCTTCTCAACTCTAAATCAAGAATTATCGTTTTTATAGACTCTGTTCAGGGAATGAGTGAAGAAGTCAGGATATTTTGTGAAGACGAGATAAAAGACTTCAGCTTTTCCACGCACACCTTTGGCATTTCCACATTCATAAAATATCTAAAATCCCGCAGACAGGTCAGGTTTTTCCTGATAGGCATAAAACCGGAGAAGCTGGAAGTGGGAGTTGAGCTAACTAAAAAAGCAAAAGGGCGCGCAGATTTTATTTTCAGGAGATTTGAAAAGGCATGCAAGAATACAGATTAA
- a CDS encoding 4Fe-4S dicluster domain-containing protein, with amino-acid sequence MKAPKLRELKEAITNVLSKRFTTTYPFTTYEAPEEFRGKPRYNDEICIGCGACAQVCPAKAIELKDDLRRGVRILTVRYTDCIYCGQCEEKCITDGGIALTNDYVTASLDRTDEVNYNIVEKKLVRCEKCGTVIATVDHLKWLIKKLGPYTYGHPNLMLIRQSELGNKPAKIQPKEIVRREDHFELLCPKCRHLVVVEDAFK; translated from the coding sequence ATGAAAGCACCAAAGCTTAGGGAATTAAAAGAGGCAATCACTAATGTGCTTTCAAAAAGGTTTACGACAACTTATCCCTTTACTACTTATGAAGCTCCTGAAGAATTTCGTGGAAAACCAAGGTACAATGACGAAATCTGTATTGGCTGCGGAGCGTGTGCTCAAGTATGCCCTGCAAAGGCTATAGAGCTCAAAGATGATCTTAGAAGAGGGGTTAGAATTTTAACTGTGCGATATACTGATTGCATATACTGCGGTCAATGTGAAGAAAAGTGTATAACAGATGGTGGTATAGCATTAACGAACGATTATGTAACAGCAAGCTTGGATCGAACTGATGAAGTTAATTATAACATTGTGGAGAAGAAACTCGTTCGCTGTGAAAAATGTGGCACGGTTATAGCAACGGTTGACCACTTGAAATGGCTCATTAAGAAGTTAGGCCCTTATACATATGGTCACCCTAACCTTATGTTAATCCGACAATCTGAGCTGGGTAATAAACCTGCGAAAATCCAGCCAAAAGAGATAGTCAGGAGGGAGGACCATTTTGAATTACTTTGCCCAAAATGCAGACACCTCGTCGTCGTCGAGGATGCCTTCAAATGA
- the mnhG gene encoding monovalent cation/H(+) antiporter subunit G: MIREIIGYGFIIFGIAFDFFGALGLVRLPDVYNRLQAATKCVTFGSAGILFGVFIIEGFASGGLKALVCMIFILLTSPVAAHAISRAAYRSGVKPAKETVVDLYADELKGSEKDESTKA, encoded by the coding sequence ATGATTAGGGAAATTATAGGGTATGGTTTCATTATTTTCGGAATAGCCTTTGATTTCTTTGGTGCTTTGGGGCTTGTCAGACTGCCCGACGTTTACAACAGGTTGCAGGCGGCAACAAAATGTGTCACCTTTGGCTCAGCAGGGATACTCTTTGGAGTATTTATTATTGAAGGCTTCGCTTCAGGCGGATTGAAAGCACTTGTCTGTATGATATTCATTTTGCTAACTTCACCAGTTGCTGCCCATGCCATATCGAGAGCAGCTTATAGAAGTGGTGTCAAACCAGCGAAGGAAACGGTTGTCGATCTTTATGCTGATGAACTGAAGGGAAGTGAAAAAGATGAAAGCACCAAAGCTTAG
- a CDS encoding monovalent cation/H+ antiporter complex subunit F, whose translation MSRTLRWFIGLLLVIVFIVFNFAVIEVGFLVRLINILLMCTLMVIFRVIFGPSAADRVVAVDIFGIIIVGLLALVFLVTGASFFLDIAMAWALQSFIVSLALAKFLEGRHMDD comes from the coding sequence GTGAGCAGGACTCTTAGATGGTTCATAGGGCTTCTTCTTGTTATAGTATTTATCGTGTTCAACTTCGCTGTTATCGAAGTGGGATTTCTGGTGAGGCTAATAAATATCCTTTTAATGTGCACACTGATGGTTATATTCAGGGTTATTTTTGGCCCCTCAGCAGCTGATAGAGTTGTTGCTGTAGATATTTTTGGCATTATAATTGTGGGTCTTTTAGCTCTGGTTTTCCTGGTTACAGGCGCTTCTTTCTTTCTTGATATAGCCATGGCCTGGGCATTACAGAGCTTTATAGTCTCCCTCGCCTTAGCTAAGTTTCTGGAAGGGAGGCATATGGATGATTAG
- a CDS encoding Na+/H+ antiporter subunit E → MNIKTKSRIIVFILSFIVWILITLPFSFQELVFALVASFFVALIVGDVFLNTGKSVVLKGILYFLVYIMILFWEMLKANFHVAMIVIHPEAPIKPGFVKVKTELKEDSSITVLANSITLTPGTLTVDVFKDKGELIIHWIQVETPEIKGCTEAIAGRFEPILRRFMR, encoded by the coding sequence GTGAATATTAAAACGAAAAGCAGAATAATTGTATTTATACTCAGCTTTATAGTGTGGATTTTAATTACCTTGCCCTTTAGTTTTCAGGAGCTTGTTTTTGCTCTTGTCGCATCATTCTTCGTTGCTTTAATAGTTGGGGATGTGTTCTTGAATACGGGAAAGAGCGTTGTGCTAAAAGGCATTTTGTACTTTCTTGTTTACATAATGATCCTTTTCTGGGAAATGCTCAAAGCAAATTTTCATGTGGCTATGATCGTTATACATCCTGAAGCGCCGATCAAACCGGGTTTTGTGAAGGTAAAGACAGAATTGAAAGAAGATTCTTCAATTACTGTGCTCGCAAATTCTATAACGCTTACACCAGGGACATTGACGGTTGATGTGTTCAAGGATAAGGGAGAGTTGATAATTCATTGGATTCAGGTTGAAACACCCGAAATAAAGGGTTGTACCGAAGCCATTGCAGGGCGCTTTGAACCTATTTTGAGGAGGTTTATGAGGTGA
- a CDS encoding complex I subunit 5 family protein, with the protein MIASYFVIIPLLSGFVLAMSGKRSKFAELVALIATSLLLFLSILLFALIDSSGTIVYQLSGWKIPYTISLVIDSLSAFVLFLVSLIAFLSTLYSIGYMKRFRSLSNYYALLMLLIAGLNGVTVTGDLFNLFVFMEVSLIATYALVAFQGEAEHYEAAFKYAILGSISSTIILFGIGCVYSATSSLTLMQISIKSADIPVLYLAYGLFLTGFGLKASMFPFHSWLPDAHPSAPSPVSAMLSGVLIKVLGAYAMIRVFFMVFQRSDLVLGSLLVIGSITMIIGAIMAFGQSDIKRMLGFSSVSQMGYIVFALGLGTPLGILGAIYHMLNHAVLKGTLFLDAGAIEMAEGTRDLEKMTGKSNKTVYVSTLMASMGISGVPPFGGFFSKLVIIMAAIYTGKYIYALIALAVSVVTLTYYLKMLKKAFPSTGDAKIPLSMKSTLIIMSLLTLVTAILFIPSIREITLDKVVDCVINREAYSQLFMAGGN; encoded by the coding sequence GTGATTGCTTCCTATTTCGTTATAATTCCATTGTTATCAGGTTTTGTGCTCGCCATGAGCGGAAAGAGAAGTAAGTTCGCAGAACTCGTTGCGCTAATAGCGACATCTCTGTTGCTGTTTCTCTCAATACTGCTTTTTGCTTTGATCGACTCCTCAGGCACTATCGTTTATCAGCTTTCGGGATGGAAAATTCCCTATACGATTTCGTTGGTTATCGACAGTTTATCAGCTTTCGTGTTATTTTTAGTTTCATTGATAGCTTTTTTAAGTACGTTGTACTCAATAGGTTACATGAAGCGTTTTCGCTCACTGAGCAACTATTATGCACTTTTGATGCTTTTAATTGCCGGTTTAAATGGTGTCACTGTTACGGGAGACCTTTTCAATCTGTTTGTTTTCATGGAAGTTTCACTGATAGCGACTTATGCCCTTGTCGCTTTTCAGGGAGAAGCCGAACATTATGAGGCGGCTTTCAAATACGCCATACTTGGTTCTATATCATCCACAATAATTCTATTCGGGATAGGCTGTGTTTATAGTGCGACTTCCTCTCTTACACTTATGCAGATTTCAATAAAGAGTGCTGATATACCTGTATTATATCTTGCCTATGGGCTATTTCTTACAGGCTTTGGCTTAAAAGCATCAATGTTCCCATTCCATTCATGGCTGCCAGATGCTCATCCTTCAGCACCTTCTCCTGTATCGGCAATGCTTTCTGGAGTTTTAATAAAGGTGCTTGGCGCGTATGCAATGATAAGAGTTTTCTTTATGGTTTTCCAAAGGAGTGATCTGGTTCTTGGATCATTGCTCGTAATCGGTTCCATAACAATGATTATTGGCGCAATTATGGCTTTTGGGCAAAGTGACATTAAGAGAATGCTGGGCTTTAGCAGCGTCAGCCAGATGGGTTATATAGTTTTTGCACTGGGGCTGGGAACGCCCCTCGGAATTCTCGGGGCAATTTATCACATGTTGAACCATGCGGTACTAAAAGGAACGCTTTTCCTTGATGCAGGAGCAATAGAAATGGCAGAAGGCACAAGGGATCTGGAAAAAATGACTGGTAAGAGCAACAAAACAGTATATGTGTCAACACTTATGGCTTCAATGGGAATTTCCGGTGTGCCTCCCTTTGGGGGCTTCTTCAGCAAATTGGTGATAATAATGGCTGCTATTTATACCGGAAAATACATTTATGCTCTCATAGCCCTTGCTGTAAGTGTTGTTACCCTTACTTATTATCTGAAAATGCTGAAAAAAGCCTTCCCCTCAACAGGAGACGCCAAAATACCTTTGTCCATGAAATCAACACTGATAATCATGAGTTTGTTAACCCTTGTTACAGCAATTCTTTTTATTCCTTCAATCAGAGAAATCACATTGGATAAAGTTGTAGATTGTGTGATAAATAGAGAAGCTTACAGCCAGCTTTTCATGGCAGGTGGTAATTAG
- a CDS encoding sodium:proton antiporter, whose translation MGLYLLSFILFLVGLYGVLTKANIVKIILGSGIMGYAVNLFLILIAYRSGGTFPILLPGKDPGMMVDPLPQALVLTSIVIELGTTALLVALAVNIYKHYGTLDVRKVRRLKG comes from the coding sequence ATGGGCTTGTATCTCCTATCCTTTATCCTTTTTCTTGTAGGACTTTATGGAGTGCTCACTAAGGCTAATATCGTGAAGATAATATTGGGTTCCGGGATTATGGGATATGCAGTGAATCTATTTCTTATATTGATTGCTTACAGGTCAGGTGGAACCTTTCCCATACTGTTGCCCGGAAAAGACCCAGGTATGATGGTAGATCCGCTTCCACAAGCACTGGTATTGACATCTATTGTTATTGAATTGGGTACTACTGCCTTGTTAGTTGCACTGGCGGTAAATATTTACAAACACTACGGCACACTTGATGTGCGCAAAGTGAGGAGGCTTAAGGGGTGA
- a CDS encoding MnhB domain-containing protein yields the protein MAERHSGMTLIVKTITRFTVWLILLYGIFLMIHGHLTPGGGFVGGLVVALSLIHIRLAFGKRSPTGVPGKALLHRLDSTGALLFLAVGIAAFFAGLPFLSNFLPKGRLFDLFSAGTIPILNFAIMLKVGAAIFLVFVALNLYEHGKNTEVNESKNEKKEEE from the coding sequence ATGGCTGAAAGACATTCAGGGATGACTTTGATAGTCAAAACCATAACGCGTTTTACAGTTTGGTTGATATTGTTGTATGGTATTTTTCTGATGATACATGGGCACTTAACTCCAGGTGGTGGATTTGTGGGAGGTTTGGTTGTTGCTCTTTCCTTAATACACATAAGATTGGCCTTCGGAAAGAGAAGCCCTACCGGGGTTCCCGGAAAAGCTTTACTACATAGGCTTGATTCCACCGGTGCCTTACTATTTCTGGCGGTGGGAATCGCGGCTTTTTTTGCAGGCTTGCCATTTTTAAGTAATTTTCTTCCAAAGGGAAGGTTGTTCGATCTTTTTAGCGCCGGCACCATTCCGATTTTGAATTTCGCTATCATGTTAAAGGTTGGAGCGGCTATTTTCCTCGTTTTCGTGGCTCTTAACCTTTATGAGCATGGAAAAAATACTGAAGTTAATGAAAGCAAAAACGAAAAAAAGGAGGAGGAATGA
- the mbhE gene encoding hydrogen gas-evolving membrane-bound hydrogenase subunit E — MPVEGWLYFIVSFMIFASIVALELKDLLSSIVSVGVTGLALAVAFIFLQAPDLALVQFVYEIVAVIILIMLLKATGERLEKEREGRFLLFSKLLLLILATIMIIPLFSALPEFGKPLLEVSEKYLSEGSADTGSANLVTSVILDYRAYDTLGEATVIFVSILGAVTLLSKRKKHEGDSNG, encoded by the coding sequence ATGCCCGTTGAAGGCTGGCTGTACTTTATAGTTTCTTTCATGATCTTTGCTTCCATTGTAGCTCTTGAATTGAAGGACCTGCTATCTTCCATAGTATCGGTAGGTGTAACAGGTCTGGCGTTAGCAGTGGCTTTTATTTTCTTACAGGCGCCCGATCTCGCGCTTGTTCAGTTTGTCTATGAAATAGTTGCTGTGATTATCTTGATTATGCTGTTAAAAGCCACCGGTGAAAGGCTTGAAAAAGAAAGAGAAGGAAGATTTTTGCTGTTCTCTAAATTGCTACTTCTAATTCTCGCGACAATAATGATTATTCCGCTGTTTTCCGCTTTGCCGGAGTTCGGGAAGCCGCTCCTTGAAGTTTCAGAGAAATACCTCTCTGAAGGGTCGGCTGACACCGGTTCAGCGAATCTGGTAACTTCAGTCATTCTGGATTACAGAGCCTATGACACACTCGGGGAAGCGACGGTGATATTTGTATCAATTCTTGGAGCTGTAACTTTACTCAGCAAGAGAAAAAAACACGAAGGTGATTCCAATGGCTGA